Within Phycodurus eques isolate BA_2022a chromosome 18, UOR_Pequ_1.1, whole genome shotgun sequence, the genomic segment GCCAACTAATTCCGTAATCCATTGTACCAAAACATGCAGAAGAGCACGTTATTCACATAAACACTGCACAGTGTGCTCGTATTGATACGCCCTATTACGTACTCTCTCTCTTAGGTTTAGTTGGGTTGCCCGCCTGTTTTATTACAATCGAACAGGTTTATTATCTGCACCTTGACTGCCGTGGCAAATATTTTGatagttacaaaaaaatctcaccAGGCATCCATGGCAATCACGGCCTGTCACGTTTGACCATTGAGTCAAACGTGGCCCGAGACCCCCGAGGGCCAAAGGGTTTGATGGGAACTTGCATTAGAACTACAGTAGAGTACACATGAACGAATAGGGGTGTTTCCCCTGTGATGTTCCTTCCTACCTCACTCACACAGGAGATAATCTGAAGTTTGTGTTGAATGGACGCCATCCCGTCGTTGAAGGCTGCCTTGAAAATGATGCAGCGAGCTCGGCCTGCGAAGTCTGGAATCTGCGAGAGCTCATACAAGAACCTAGATCACACAAACATTCAACAGGGAAAACACTCGTGATATTATCCTTCAGCCTCGTAACCTCTAAAAGTGATTATTAATAAATTGTGGTTAGGCCTGGTGTTAGCACAGTCAGTGTTCACACACAATCAATCACACTTGTGTTCTGTTTATACTGACTGTTCAGGTTTGTCCAAGAGTTTAACCTCCCCTTCCTGAGATGTGTTGTAATGTGTCTTGATcttctccagctcctctggctgagctCTCTggcatatttacatttacattttaatgacaTCTTAATAAACAATTGCTCATATATATTGCTCGTGTGtaatacacacattttcataCAGCGCCTCAATAGTCTCAATGTCCACCACAGAGTTATCCACAGTCAGAACAGCtagatgaaataaaacaaacacaggtCACATCTGTATTGAAAACACACATTATGGTTCAAAAATTGCATCTCCTTCAATTTCTGACCAACTCATGATTTTTAGTAAAAGGGTAGAAAAAACTGTAATTTACCAGGTTCGCCTCTGTAATTGCGCTTCCCTACACTTGCGTATTGAGCTACATGACAAATCCATGTGACTGTCTCCTATATTTCATACTTTATGTTTTCAAGTTTTGTTAGCAACATTCATGTCAAGTGTCAGCCTTTATAGCTTCAGAAAGTGGACAATGTTGTTTCTCAGGAACAGAGAGGTGGTGAATTGACTGACCTTGTTGGATGTCTTTCATCTCCAAGTGGAGGCTTGATATGAGGATGCCAACAGTCTGAGAGCGTTTACTGTCCAGCAGCTTAATGATCtaactcacaaacacacacacagagctccGTTGTATTCATTTTGATGCATAGCTCTAGTTCATTATCTGTGTTTGCTAAGGCGGAAAACACTAAGTAAATATATTTGAGgaagaggcagcatggtgctcTAGTCTAGGTCATGGTGGACATTCTTGTattaacctaagaagcatgtttgATGTTTGAGGAATGTAGGAGAACATCCACGCAAACACGGTGAGAAAATGCTaacgccacacaggaaagcTGTAGCCccgattcaaaccccaaacgtcAGAACTATGAGGCGAATGTGGTAACTATTTGTTGAGCGAGccgcctaaaaaaaaattactggatAATTAATATTTCCTATACACATTTTGACCAACAAATGTTCATTCTGCGTATTACCTTCCTGGCTTTTGCCTTCTTCTCGTAATTCTCCACCAGTGGTTTTATTTTGAGTCGTGTGGTGGTTTTGGCAAACAGATCCTCAAACTCAACTGCATTCATGATATGTGGCTCTTCCAAAACATTCCACAGTGTGTTGTTTCTGAGAAGGAGACAAAcgcaatatttatatttttaattcagtgTTTTGTGAAAACCACAAAGTTGTTCATGTCTGTCTTTAaagatgtatttgtttttctcatttaagATCACTCATTTTTAATGTCATTGAAGTTGACAGAAGTGGATGCAAAACCTACTAATTAACTTAAATACATACCcactggggaaaaaatgtattacaaaatacaattgaCAGTGTACTACAAGAATCCCCAAGTATGATGCATGCGATTCAACCCCACTGccaactacaactacaataacAGATGATGGAAAATATTCCATTCATCCACTTTGCATAactcttgtcctcattaagagTCGCAGGTGAAAGGTCGCAAATAGGTGGAAAAGAAAGTCTGGATACTTTGAACTGACCGCACTACTCTGTCATTGGTTAAATTCACTTCACATGATTTATGGATGCCATGTGCCATATTGTTAACAATGCACAAGTGGATTTTTGTCGGTTTTTGGCAAAATGGTTTGGTTGTGTGGCTGTTCCACTTGTCCTGGACAAGATGTGCGGATGCATCGTTTACCCGAAAACCGTGGAAGATGACGACGCCTGTGGGCGGTACCCCTGTAATGTTCATTCGAAAAATCTAGCATCATCACTTTAACCAGATGAGTAATTAATGAGTTTAATGAAAAGTGGGTTGCGATGGTCAACGCCCAAACCAGCCGCCCTCCCTCTTCTGAAGGcctttgttgaaaaataaaaaagtttcaCTATCTGCATGATAATCGCATTTGTATTTTACATGGCTACTTTCATGTGTGGCTGGAAACGTACTTGTCCTCAATCTGAATTCTGGTCCAGTACAGCGGCTTCATGGGACGTGAAGGCTCCACCACAGGTTTTCTGGGAGTTGCAAATAAAGACGGCGGCGTTGATGAAGTTAAATCTGAGATGGatggaggaggtggaggtgcTGCGTGCGGCATAAATGGAGCAGGTGGAGGCGGGGGTGGAGGTGGCGGGGGGGCGTTTGATTGTTTGTGGGTCGGCATTGGCGACGACCATggcagaggtggaggtggaggaggtggaATGATATTATCGCTTGGTGCGTGGTGTCCCGCAGACTGACACGGTGGGCCCCCCTCTTTCTGAGCTGCCAGGCTCAAGCTGATAGAAGCCAAGTCTAGTTTTTTGGGGGTCACCGCCTGCTGCTGAGTTTGGGGACAGTCTCTCCTCTTCCCGTCGTCATGGCTTTTGACGAAGGTCTCTCTGTCAGTTTGGATGCAGACGTCGGGGAAGGCTTGGCGTGCAAATTTGTCATCTTGTGTGGACACGGCCACGTCTCTGAGCTCGCCGCGTCCGAAGGTGCCGAGCTGGGAGAGTTTGGTCCGCAGCTCGGCCAGGGTGAGCTCCAAACGGGACACTGTGACCTCGTTTTCCAGCCTTAGTCTGGAGAGTTCCTGGCTGAAGTCCTCCTGAAACATAGTGTCCAGCTATAGACCATTGCTGTCAATCCTGCTTATATCTCCAGACTCCAAAATATGTTCTTAATTAAAATCTTGTCCTGTCTTAAAAACTAatttcgggggtggggggggggggggaatatgtAACACAACAGTGAATACAACCAGATGCTTACACTAGGAAGCATGAGCAATAAATGTGGATGATTTTGTCACCATCAACTAATTTATTGATTACTATTTTTGAAATAATGCTAAAGTCTGTTGATAATATGTGAGGGGTACATGCAATGAGTTTGAGTGTGTTTATACTTAACATTTGTGTCATATTTGAACTGACAAGTAAACACGATGACGAAAGGAACCTGTTACGCATGAGCAAGTGGATGAACAAGCGGGAGTTCATTTGTCTCCGGGAGCTGCCTAGCAGGTTAATCTTGACTAGCAAACAGACTTCCCTTAATTCACATACGCGGCACAGTTTTACCCTTTACACTGACCTGTAACTTTTCCACTTCTTCTTTGCATTCTCGTTTCAGCTGCAGAAGAGCTGCCTGGTGCTCTAAAACGAGACAGCATTGGAGATATTTgacataaaataacaaataaaagtaagaaaataaatgagaCCTTAAAGAGCATGTTTTTACCCTTTCATGTCATCATTTTTATATACAATACTGCAGTTACTACTGTATATGGAAGCTGTACTGATAGCTTTGACCGCTTGGGGGCAGCAGAGCAAGCCAAGAAAGCCCATGTGGCTGACAGAGcccattaaaaacataaatgatgTATTGGCTTAAATTGCAG encodes:
- the fmn1 gene encoding formin isoform X7; protein product: MGLAHQLDQMQLAWLRQWVAACHGRQKCRGCGRALQDEALQKQKEFWQQEIEESLSFCRWFSHPSRPELIDFLRITAPEDDISRTPSPVLPDLRSKTSFPVEGEERTPGRLQAVWPPPKEEKIGLKYSEAEHQAALLQLKRECKEEVEKLQLDTMFQEDFSQELSRLRLENEVTVSRLELTLAELRTKLSQLGTFGRGELRDVAVSTQDDKFARQAFPDVCIQTDRETFVKSHDDGKRRDCPQTQQQAVTPKKLDLASISLSLAAQKEGGPPCQSAGHHAPSDNIIPPPPPPPLPWSSPMPTHKQSNAPPPPPPPPPPAPFMPHAAPPPPPSISDLTSSTPPSLFATPRKPVVEPSRPMKPLYWTRIQIEDKNNTLWNVLEEPHIMNAVEFEDLFAKTTTRLKIKPLVENYEKKAKARKIIKLLDSKRSQTVGILISSLHLEMKDIQQAVLTVDNSVVDIETIEALYENRAQPEELEKIKTHYNTSQEGEVKLLDKPEQFLYELSQIPDFAGRARCIIFKAAFNDGMASIQHKLQIISCVSEALLEKGGVKEVLGLVLALGNHMNGGNRFRGQADGFGLEILPKLKDVKSRDNRISLVDYVVSYYLHNVDKNAGTEKSTFPLPEPQDVFLAAQLNFEDLNAELRRLGRDLTGCEKDVRKVCSDSPEEHLQPFKDRMEMFLLSARKEHVGASCQLITAQKRFQDLCEYFGLKPKTGETEVTSSHFFMQWFEFCADFKARWKRENRNVTKERLKEAQQSVRRITAEKNVETRKIIPNSLKERLRQKEANMISI